The following are from one region of the Candidatus Sericytochromatia bacterium genome:
- a CDS encoding NAD-binding protein — protein sequence MILIIGCGRLGGSLAARLAAAGKEVVVLDHERRNLDTNLPRAFPGQTVEGLEIDSAVLRRAGIERAEAVAAVARDESTNMMAADVARQIFRVPRVVVRIDEPRMAALYMANGFEVISPMVEGTLALERALAKGERVS from the coding sequence ATGATCTTGATTATCGGGTGCGGGCGATTGGGCGGCAGTCTGGCGGCTCGCCTCGCGGCGGCAGGCAAGGAAGTGGTCGTCCTCGACCATGAGCGGCGCAATCTCGACACCAATTTGCCGCGTGCCTTCCCTGGCCAGACCGTCGAGGGTCTCGAGATCGACAGCGCCGTGTTGAGGCGGGCCGGTATCGAGCGCGCCGAGGCAGTGGCAGCCGTTGCCCGTGACGAAAGCACCAACATGATGGCGGCGGATGTGGCCCGGCAGATTTTCCGCGTTCCGCGGGTGGTGGTGCGCATCGACGAACCGCGCATGGCGGCGCTCTACATGGCCAACGGCTTCGAGGTGATCAGCCCGATGGTGGAAGGCACCCTGGCGCTGGAACGCGCCCTCGCCAAGGGTGAGCGCGTGTCATGA
- the pgsA gene encoding CDP-diacylglycerol--glycerol-3-phosphate 3-phosphatidyltransferase — translation MNLPNTITLARLALAIPCLLLLERQGWEMWALGLFVIASLTDWIDGYLARKLDLVTPLGQLLDPLVDKLLVSGVLVALTARGIVPAWSVTAILFREFLVTGLRALEASHGVIVSAGWLGKWKAALQMIAIIALLWSLDPSGRALRADAVATLAWWTYWVAVGLTVASGVQYGWRARNLLVH, via the coding sequence ATGAACCTGCCCAACACGATCACGCTGGCCCGTTTGGCGCTGGCGATTCCGTGCCTGTTGCTGCTGGAGCGGCAGGGCTGGGAAATGTGGGCCCTCGGCCTGTTCGTGATCGCCTCGCTGACGGACTGGATCGACGGCTATCTGGCCCGCAAGCTGGACCTGGTCACGCCGCTGGGGCAGTTGCTGGATCCGCTGGTCGACAAGCTGCTGGTGTCGGGGGTGCTGGTGGCCCTGACGGCTCGCGGCATCGTGCCGGCCTGGAGCGTGACGGCGATCCTGTTCCGCGAGTTCCTGGTGACGGGCCTGCGGGCGCTGGAGGCTTCGCACGGCGTGATTGTCAGTGCCGGCTGGCTGGGGAAATGGAAGGCGGCTCTGCAGATGATCGCCATCATCGCCCTGCTCTGGAGCCTGGACCCCTCGGGGCGGGCGCTGCGGGCCGATGCCGTGGCCACGCTGGCCTGGTGGACCTACTGGGTGGCGGTGGGGCTGACGGTGGCGTCCGGCGTTCAGTATGGTTGGCGCGCCCGCAACTTGCTGGTCCACTGA